The sequence below is a genomic window from Candidatus Methylomirabilota bacterium.
GGTGCCCTCGCCGTCGAACGCGTCGAGATATTCGCCGACGGAGCGCCAGCGGAAGTCCATGCCGCGTGGCAGGTACAGGGCGAAGCCGCGGAGATCCTCGAGGTGTTCCGCCGACACCGGCGCCGGAGAAAATCCACAGTTGCCCACCACCTCGGTGGTAACGCCCTGGCGGATCTTGGATTCGGCCCGGCGGTTGTCCCACAACCGCCAGTCCGAGTGCGAGTGCATGTCGATGAAGCCCGGGGCCACCACGCGTCCGGCTGCGTGGATGGTGCGCCCGGCGGACTCGCGGGACAGATCGCCCAGCGCCACGATGGTCTCGTCCCGGATGCCCAGGTCGGTGCGCCCGCCGGCGGTGCCGGTCCCGTCGATCACCGTAGCGCCCTCGACTTTGATATCGAGCTGGGTCATGTAGTTCCGATCTTGTTAGCTTGGAGGGGGGCACGAGACGCGCCCCCCTCCAGACCTCCCCCGTTCACGCGCGCCGACACCATGCTCGCCGTCTCACCTGTCGTCACAGGGGGGGGCGCGCGGTGAAGTTCAGCACGCGTTCGCACCAGGCGGCCACCCCGAGCAGTCGGGTCGTGGCCCCGGTGGCCTGGACCAGCTGAACCGCGTAGGGCAGCCCGGACGGCGCCAATCCGCTGGGCAACGTGATGGCCGGCACCCCCGCGTTGCTCCAGGGCGCGCAGAACGACCCGTCGCCGGTGGAGCCCAGACCGGCCGGGGCCGGCCCCGGCGCCGTGGGCATGATCAGCGCATCGTGAGCGGCGAGCAGCGGCATGATGTCGTCGCGAAAGGCGAGCCGCTGCCGGTTGGCGCGCGCGTACTCGGTGGCGGCGCGCTTGAGGCCCGCCTGGATCAGGCCCCGGATCTCCGGACCGTACTCGCCGGCGTGCTGAGCGAACGACTTCTCGTGGTAGGCCGCCGCCTCCGCCTCCAGCACGATGGCCCCCGCCTCCCGGCCCGCCGCGTACGAGGACGGCAGAGCGACCGTGACGATCTCGGCGCCGGCAGCGGCGAACCGGTCGGCCACCGCCTTCACGTGCGCGGCCATGTCGGGCGCGGAGGCCTCCAGGGCTTCGGGCGCCAACGCCAGACGGGGCCGGCTGACGGCGGCCGGCTCGACGTCCCGGCCGGCCAGGATGCCGAAGCCCAGCGCCACGTCCTCCACGGCGCGCGCGAATACGCCGACGTGGTCCAGCGACCAGGCGAGCGGTACCACGCCGTCCACGGGCACGATGCCGTAGGTGCTCTTGAAGCCCACCACGCCGCAGTAGGCGGCCGGGCGCAGGACGGAGCCGACGGTTTGAGAGCCCAGGGCCAGCGGCACCATGCCGCTGCTCACGGCCGCCCCCGAGCCCGCCGAGGAGCCGCCCGGGGTGTGGGCGCGGTTCCACGGGTTGCGAGTCGGCGCCGGATCGCGGTAGGCGAACTCCGTGGTGGCCGTCTTGCCCAGCACGATGGCTCCGGCCGCGCGCAGCCTGGCCACGCAGGTTGCATCCGTGGTCGCGCGCCGGTGCGCCCAGGCTCGCGCGCCCGCCGTGGTGGGCATTCCCGCCACGTCGATGATGTCCTTGATCCCCACGGGGACACCGTGCAGCGCGCCGGCGAACCGTCTGGCCTGCGCTTCGGCCTCGCACTCGCGCGCAAGAGCCAGGGCGCCAGCCTCGTCGACGTGGACCCACGCGCGCAGCTCCCCGTCCAGCGCCTTGATCCGGGCCAGGCAGGCTTCCACGAGCGCGACGGGAGACAGTCGGCCGGCGCGAATCGCCTGGGCCGCCTGGCGCGCCCCCAGCTCGGTCTGCGCGGGGGAATCAGTGGAGGGCATCGAGCACTTCGGCGACGACCTCGAACCGGCCGAACGAAGGCATCAGATAGACGCCGGCGTAACGGCGGCGAATGGCCTGGATCAGCTCCTGGGCCATCTCGATCCCCAGACGCAGCGCGCCTTCGCCGGCCGAGCGCAGGCGGGCGCGCACCGCATCCGGAATCGTGATGCCCGGCACCTCGTTGTGCAGGAACTCGGCGTGGCGGAAGCTGTGCAGGGGCAGCACACCGACCACGACCGGCACCGGCGAGCCACCCGCCCGCTCGAAGAAGCGGTCGAGCGCCTGCAGATCGTAGACTGGTTGGGTCTGGACCCAGCGCGCCCCCGCCGCCACCTTGCGCTGGAAGCGCTCGATCTCGCGGCCCGGATCGGGGGCCAGCGGGTCCAGGGCGGCGCCGTAGCAGAAGCTCGTCGGCTCGCCGATCCCGTTGCCAGTGGCGTCCAGGCCCTCGTTCATCCGGCGCAGGACTTCCATGAGACCAACGGCGTCGACGTCGAACACCGCGGTCGCGTTGACGTAGTCGCCGGCCCGCGGGGGATCGCCGGTCATGGCCAGGATGTTGCGGATGCCCAGCGCGTGGCCGCCCAGCAGATCGGCCTGGATGCCCATGAGATTCCGGTCCCGACAGGTGAAGTGCATGTTGATGTCGAGGCCGGTAGCCTCGCGCACCAGGATGGCGGTGGGCAGGACCGACATGCGGACGCGGCCCAGCGAGCCGTCGTTGATGTCGACGACCTCCACGCCGCGCTCCTTGAGGAGCTTGGCGCCCTGGATCAGCTTCTCCACACTGTGCCCACGCGGCGGGTCGAGCTCCACCGTCACGATGAAGTCGCCCGCCTCGAGCTTGCGGCCCAGGAGCGTGGGCGCGGCCGCGCCGCGGAGGCCCGGGCTCTCCAACGCCTCGCCCGAGCGCACGCTCACCACCGGTCGCTGAGCCGGCCGGCGCACGGGAGCCCGCCGGTCGACGACGTCGCGCATCGCCGCGATGTGGAGCGGCGTGGTGCCGCAGCAGCCACCGACGATCCGGGCCCCCGCCTCGAGCATGCGCCCCGCCCACTCCGCCATGTAGGCCGGCGAGGACAGGTACATCAGGCGCTCGCCGACGCGACGGGGCAGTCCGGCGTTCGGCTGGATCGCCAGCGGGACGCCGCCGGCCTCGGGCAGCATGTGCTCCAGCACTTCGTAGAGGACGCTGGAGCCCACCGAGCAGTTGGCCCCCAGCACCGTCACGTCCAGGGCGCGCAGGGCCCGCGCCACCTCGCCGCCCGTGCGGCCGGTGAAGGTCAGTCCTTCGTCGGTGAACGCCATCTGGGCCACGATCGGCAGGTCGGTCACCGACCGGATGGCCTCGATGGCCAGCGTGATCTCTGCGAGGTCGGAGAACGTCTCCACCACGAAAGCGTCGACCCCGCCCTCCAGCAGCGCCTCGGCTTGCTCGCGGAACGCCGCTGCCGCCTCGTCAGCCGTGACCGTGCCCAGGGGCGCCAGGTACTTCCCCAGCGGTCCCAGCGAGCCCAGTACGAACACGTCGCGCCCGCTGCTCTCGCGGACGTCGCGGGCCAGCTTCACCCCCTTGAGATTGATGGCCCGCACGTCGCCGGCGGCGCCGTGGACGGCCAGCTTGAAGCGGTTGGCGCCGAACGTGTTGGTCTCGATGCAGTCGGCACCGGCGGCGATGTAGTCACTGTGCACCGCCTCGACGAGCTTGGGCTGGTTGATGTTGAGGAGATCGAAGCAGGCATCCATGGACACCCCGCGCGCGTAGAGCAAGGTGCCCATCGCGCCGTCGCAGAGCAGCGGCGCTTCGGCGAGCCGGCGGCTAAAGGCGTGCGGCATCGGCCTCGCGCAGCGCGGCCAGCACGCGGCCCACGACCTGGTCGGGCCCCAGGCCCGTGGTGTCCACGGTGAGGTGGGCCTGAGCGTAGTACGGCTCGCGGGCGCGGTAGAGCGCCGCCACCTCCGCGGCGGCGCGGCCGGCCAGCATCGGCCGATCGCCGCTGCGCCGGGCCCGCGCGCACAGGTCGTCCAGCCGGCCCCGCAGCCAGACCACGGTGCCCAGCGCGCGGAGCGCCTCCATCCGGCCCGCCCGGCAGGGAAACCCGCCGCCGGTGGCGACGACGTCCCCGGATTTCAGCGCGAGCGATGTCAGGATCTCGGCCTCGAGGCTGCGGAACCGCTCTTCGCCGTCGGTCCTGAAGATCTCGGGGATCGAGCGTCCCTGTCGAGCGACGATCATGTCATCGGTCTCGACGAAACAGCGCCCGAGCCGCCGGGCCAGCAGGCGGCCGCAGACGGATTTCCCCGCGCCCATGAACCCCACCAGGATGATGCTGCCACGCTGCATGTCCCGCATCCTATCAGATCGCGGGGAACCGACTCAGCAGGCGTCGGGCTGTAGGTAGAGGCCCCGGACGATCTCCCACACCGCGGCCAGAAAGGGCACGGCCACCAGGGCGCCGATGAGCCCGGCCAGGTGAGCGCCGGCCAGCAACGCCACCAGGACGACCAGCGGATGCAGACCGGTCGCCCGCCCCACGAATTGGGGAGCGAGCAGCTTGCCTTCGAGGAGATTCGTCCCCCAGAACAGCACGGCCGTCCCGATGGCCAGCCCGATCGACTCGCTCAGCGCGGAAAGAATGCCCAGGATGGCGGCCAGGAGCGAGCCCACGAAGGGGACCACGTTGAGCACCGCAGCCAGGGCCCCGATCAGCAGCGCATAGCGCACTCCCAGCAGCCCCATCCCGACGGCCAGCACGACCCCCACGCAGAGGCTCGATAAGATCTGGCCGCGCACGTATCCGCCGATGCGCCACAGGACGGGCTGGGCCAGGCTGGCCACCCGTCCTCGGTACGTGGGGGGCACGATACGCAGCAGATCCCGTCCGATGCTGTCGGCGTCGATCACGAGGTAGGCGGCGATGACGATGACCGCCAGCAGGCCCACCACGAAGCCGACGACCCCCGCGGTCACCTGCAGCGTGTTGGCCAGCAGGGTGCCGACCAGGCCCTGCAGGTCCTCGGGCTTGGGAACCGGCAGGGAGGCGCCCCATCGCCACAGGAACACGTCGAAGCTGCCCATCCAGCGCTGGACGTTCTCGATGAGCTTGGGCAGTTGCTCCATGAACTGCGTCCACTGCTCGGTCAGCGCCGGCCACAGCAGGCGTCCCATGACGGACAGGACAGTCGCGGCCACCAGATAGACCACGAGGATGGTGACCCCCCGCCGCACGCGGTAGCGCTCGCCCAGACGGGCCGCGGGAAGGATGGCCGCGGCGACGATCAGCGCCGTGAAGGCCAGCAGCCAGATCTGCCAGGTCCGCACCACCAGCCAGACGGCGGCGATGACGCCGAGGACCTGGAAGACGAGGGGCCAGGGCAGCCTGGATGTCACCCCGGCGGAGTCGTCTCCGAGTGCACGACGCCGGCCCGGGCCAGGCGCTCGATGTCCGCCGCCGGGATCCCCAGCTCGCGCAAGACCTCGGTGGTGTGCTCGCCCAGCCGCGGCGCCGGGCGGCGGATCCGCACGGGTCCCGCCGACAGGCGGTAGGGAAAGGCTAGCATCCGGACCGGCCCCAGGTCCGGCTGGTCGACCTGGGCCACCAGCTCCAGGTGGCGCACCTGGGCGTCGTCGAACACTTCGTCGAACTCATAGATCGGCCCGCAGGCGATGCTGGCCTTCTCGAACCGTGCCACCCAGGCCGCCGTGTCCTCAGCGGCCAGGGTGGCCTCCACGCGGGCCCGGAACTCCTCACGGTTGGCCACGCGGGCGTCGTTCGTGGCGAAGCGGGGATCGGTGGCCATGGCCCGGTCGCCCAGCGCCTCGCAGAACCGTTCCCACTGGTCGGGGTTCATGATCACGACGTTGAGGTGACCGTCCCGTGTGCGGAATGCCTCGGCCGGCGCCAGACTGGGATTCCGATTGCCGGCGCGCGCGGGCCGTACGCCGCCCGAGGCGAAGAAGTGCGCCACCGGATCGGGCAGCAGGGCCAGCGTCGAGGCCAGCAGATTCACGTCGAGGTACTGTCCTTGTCCGGTTCGGAACCGATGGACGAGCGCGGCGCAGACGCCGCCGAAGGTGAGGAAGGCGGCGGCCAAGTCGGCCACCGAGCCGCCGACCTTGGTCGGCGGCTGGTCAGGCATCCCGGTGAGGGCCATGAGCCCGCTCATGCCCTGGGCGATGGTGTTGTAGCCGGAGCGTTGCGCATACGGGCCCGTCTGGCCGAATCCCGTCACCGAGGCATACACGACGGCCGGGTTGTCCGCGCTCACCGCTGCGTAGCCCACGCCCAGCCGGTCGGCCACGCCAGGCAGGAAGTTTTCGATGACGACGTCGGCCTGTTGGGCCAGCAGCCTGGCCAGCCGCGCGCCCTCCGGATGCTGCAGGTCCACGGCCACACAGCGCTTGTTCCGGTTGATGGCCGCGTAGACCGGGCTCATTCCCTGGCCGCCGCGCCAGTGACGAAGGTCGTCCCCACGTCCGGGGCGTTCCAGCTTGACGACGTCGGCCCCGAGATCGGCGAGCAGCGTGGCGCAGTAGGGCCCGGCGATGACCCGGGAGAGGTCGAGAACGCGCAGTCCGGCGAGGATCACTCGCGGTCGAGAAAGCCTTCGGTCATCGCATTGACCTCCGGGAGTCCGGTGCGGGCGATGGCATTGATCCGGGCCTTGACCTCGGCCAGCGGCCGGGCCGGCTTGGCGGCGAGCCGCTCGGCGAGCGCCCGCGTCGCCTTGCCCAGCTCGTCCCCGGCAACCACCTGGTGCAGGAGGCCGAGGGCGCGAATTTCGTCCGCCGTGTAGCGCCGGCACTCCATGATGATCTCCTTCGCCCGGGCGGGGCCCACCAGCCGCACGAACCGCGTCGTGGAGCCCACGCCCAGCGGGACCCCGAGGTCCACCTCGGGAATCCAGAAATCCGCCCCGGCCGCGGCGATCCGGAAATCGCAGGCCAGGGTCAGCCCCCAGCCGCCACCCACGGCGTGACCGTTGATGGCGGCGATCGTGGATTGCTCGAGCCCTTCCAGCAGGGTGGTCACGCGCTCGAACAGCCGGCGGAACTGGCTCTGCCGGCGGCCGAACGCCTGCCGGCGCTCCTCGTCCGACATGCCCCGCCGCAGCGGCGCGTCGGCACCGGCCGAGAAGACCGGTGGGGCGCCAGTGAGGACGACCACGCGCGAGGTGGCATCGTCGCGTAAGTCGGCGAGGGCCCTTGCCAGCTCGGAAAGCAAGGCGTCGCTGAGCGCGTTGCGGCGGTCGGGGCGGTTCAGCGTGACGCAGGCGATCGGCCCCTCGCGAATCAGCGTGATGTTCTCACTCATCGTGGCTGGCGGACGGTAGCACGGCGACACGTCGCCCTGCAATGCGCGGGTCCAACGCCCGGCGAGAGCGGGCCGTCAGGCGCGACGGACGGGCCGGCGGATCGGAGCGCGCCGGTACTGACAGTCGGCCATCCAGCAGCGGGCGCACTGGCTGAAGTAGTGATCGACGCGGGCTTCGGGCCCAGCCCCGATCAGCAGCGAGATGGACTTTTCCGGCGTCATGAAGCAGGCCTCGTTGAGGTGCACGCCGACCGGCGCTCCCGGGCACAGCCGAAACAGCCGGGTCTGATCCCCCACATCCCAGGCGCCGTACCCAGGGCTGATCCGGTTGGTGACCTTCCAGCCGCGGGTCAGTCCTTCCTGGCAGAGCAGATCGTTGACGTACTCGGCCAGGCTCTCCACCGCCCCCGAGCCGACGCTGTCCAGCATGGCGGCCAGAGGCATCTCCCGCGCCTCCCAGAGCTGGCCCATGCGGCGCTCGAGGGCGTCGCCGATCGTCACGATGCCGGCGGCCAGATGGCGGACGGCACCCCAGCCGCGGGACACGCCAGGAATCGTGAGCGTGACGTCGTCCGCCTCCAGGGTGTCGCCT
It includes:
- a CDS encoding amidase produces the protein MPSTDSPAQTELGARQAAQAIRAGRLSPVALVEACLARIKALDGELRAWVHVDEAGALALARECEAEAQARRFAGALHGVPVGIKDIIDVAGMPTTAGARAWAHRRATTDATCVARLRAAGAIVLGKTATTEFAYRDPAPTRNPWNRAHTPGGSSAGSGAAVSSGMVPLALGSQTVGSVLRPAAYCGVVGFKSTYGIVPVDGVVPLAWSLDHVGVFARAVEDVALGFGILAGRDVEPAAVSRPRLALAPEALEASAPDMAAHVKAVADRFAAAGAEIVTVALPSSYAAGREAGAIVLEAEAAAYHEKSFAQHAGEYGPEIRGLIQAGLKRAATEYARANRQRLAFRDDIMPLLAAHDALIMPTAPGPAPAGLGSTGDGSFCAPWSNAGVPAITLPSGLAPSGLPYAVQLVQATGATTRLLGVAAWCERVLNFTARPPL
- a CDS encoding bifunctional homocysteine S-methyltransferase/methylenetetrahydrofolate reductase — translated: MPHAFSRRLAEAPLLCDGAMGTLLYARGVSMDACFDLLNINQPKLVEAVHSDYIAAGADCIETNTFGANRFKLAVHGAAGDVRAINLKGVKLARDVRESSGRDVFVLGSLGPLGKYLAPLGTVTADEAAAAFREQAEALLEGGVDAFVVETFSDLAEITLAIEAIRSVTDLPIVAQMAFTDEGLTFTGRTGGEVARALRALDVTVLGANCSVGSSVLYEVLEHMLPEAGGVPLAIQPNAGLPRRVGERLMYLSSPAYMAEWAGRMLEAGARIVGGCCGTTPLHIAAMRDVVDRRAPVRRPAQRPVVSVRSGEALESPGLRGAAAPTLLGRKLEAGDFIVTVELDPPRGHSVEKLIQGAKLLKERGVEVVDINDGSLGRVRMSVLPTAILVREATGLDINMHFTCRDRNLMGIQADLLGGHALGIRNILAMTGDPPRAGDYVNATAVFDVDAVGLMEVLRRMNEGLDATGNGIGEPTSFCYGAALDPLAPDPGREIERFQRKVAAGARWVQTQPVYDLQALDRFFERAGGSPVPVVVGVLPLHSFRHAEFLHNEVPGITIPDAVRARLRSAGEGALRLGIEMAQELIQAIRRRYAGVYLMPSFGRFEVVAEVLDALH
- a CDS encoding shikimate kinase — protein: MQRGSIILVGFMGAGKSVCGRLLARRLGRCFVETDDMIVARQGRSIPEIFRTDGEERFRSLEAEILTSLALKSGDVVATGGGFPCRAGRMEALRALGTVVWLRGRLDDLCARARRSGDRPMLAGRAAAEVAALYRAREPYYAQAHLTVDTTGLGPDQVVGRVLAALREADAARL
- a CDS encoding AI-2E family transporter translates to MTSRLPWPLVFQVLGVIAAVWLVVRTWQIWLLAFTALIVAAAILPAARLGERYRVRRGVTILVVYLVAATVLSVMGRLLWPALTEQWTQFMEQLPKLIENVQRWMGSFDVFLWRWGASLPVPKPEDLQGLVGTLLANTLQVTAGVVGFVVGLLAVIVIAAYLVIDADSIGRDLLRIVPPTYRGRVASLAQPVLWRIGGYVRGQILSSLCVGVVLAVGMGLLGVRYALLIGALAAVLNVVPFVGSLLAAILGILSALSESIGLAIGTAVLFWGTNLLEGKLLAPQFVGRATGLHPLVVLVALLAGAHLAGLIGALVAVPFLAAVWEIVRGLYLQPDAC
- a CDS encoding CoA transferase; this encodes MILAGLRVLDLSRVIAGPYCATLLADLGADVVKLERPGRGDDLRHWRGGQGMSPVYAAINRNKRCVAVDLQHPEGARLARLLAQQADVVIENFLPGVADRLGVGYAAVSADNPAVVYASVTGFGQTGPYAQRSGYNTIAQGMSGLMALTGMPDQPPTKVGGSVADLAAAFLTFGGVCAALVHRFRTGQGQYLDVNLLASTLALLPDPVAHFFASGGVRPARAGNRNPSLAPAEAFRTRDGHLNVVIMNPDQWERFCEALGDRAMATDPRFATNDARVANREEFRARVEATLAAEDTAAWVARFEKASIACGPIYEFDEVFDDAQVRHLELVAQVDQPDLGPVRMLAFPYRLSAGPVRIRRPAPRLGEHTTEVLRELGIPAADIERLARAGVVHSETTPPG
- a CDS encoding enoyl-CoA hydratase/isomerase family protein; translated protein: MSENITLIREGPIACVTLNRPDRRNALSDALLSELARALADLRDDATSRVVVLTGAPPVFSAGADAPLRRGMSDEERRQAFGRRQSQFRRLFERVTTLLEGLEQSTIAAINGHAVGGGWGLTLACDFRIAAAGADFWIPEVDLGVPLGVGSTTRFVRLVGPARAKEIIMECRRYTADEIRALGLLHQVVAGDELGKATRALAERLAAKPARPLAEVKARINAIARTGLPEVNAMTEGFLDRE
- a CDS encoding vitamin B12 dependent-methionine synthase activation domain-containing protein, whose translation is MALREEQVSVLTDLPLEIDPEEVLRFQGYKRGIDVPDPDVLALFEEALALGRRLIVPRAAIRWTAVRRQQGDTLEADDVTLTIPGVSRGWGAVRHLAAGIVTIGDALERRMGQLWEAREMPLAAMLDSVGSGAVESLAEYVNDLLCQEGLTRGWKVTNRISPGYGAWDVGDQTRLFRLCPGAPVGVHLNEACFMTPEKSISLLIGAGPEARVDHYFSQCARCWMADCQYRRAPIRRPVRRA